The nucleotide sequence ttttattctattctaGAAATCAATAATCATGGATAAGGACGCAGATCTGGCAAGTGCTCCACCAAAGAAGACCAGGGTAGAGGTGCAGTCTCTGCCAGCCAGGCAGTATCTAGACCAAACAGTGGTGCCTATTCTACTACAGGCACTCTCCAGCTTGGCTAAGGAAAGGCCACCAGATCCAATCAATTATTTGGCCTCTTATCTTCTACGAAATAAAAGCCAGTTTGACACTGGTGGATCTCCTCCCACCACACAATGACTTTCGTGCATAGGAAATCAATTTTGTGAACAATTGTGCGTGCATGCTGTCTTGAAcaacattttaatttaaaacagtGAAAAACTGATAATTCAGTAAGCTTAAAGTTTTGGAGCATTTGTTAAATAATACAAGCTTGTAATTTACACACATGTAATCATGTATCCAGGCATGCGTTAGCCTTTTTCTCTGAGTTTCGTTTGAtaatgaagtgtaatatacaGCTATGAAGTAATATACAGCTAtgaattgttaaaattttcaaatatttttaatcgaGACTTGcacatttttacaataataataataatgataataatacaatttttctttaaggtatatatttaaataaaatatatatttaacatAATTTGGATGCATTAGATTTACCTCTAATATTACAATAGCTTAGGCTTGTCAACATATTGCTTGCCATGGTGAACAATTGTCGTGAAAGTGCCAGCCACCATTGCTGCCCAAAACAGCATGTAAAGTAGGATTTCTGTTGTATACCTCGTAGGCAAAATCATTTGAGCAGCTAGCATTGCAGAAGCCACCAAGAGAATTAGTGGGAATGTTGCGTATCTCCAGTTTCTTTCAGATTCTAATGGACATGAAACGGTTAAACATTCACCTTCCTGTACCATGTATCTTCCCAAAAATAGATTTATAGAAtcctaaaattaatttttattagtgTGACTTTAACCTGctcaaaatattattatattattattcaatgATCATCCATTTTCCTGTTACCTGTCGGAAACCAtcagcaaaattatttttgtaatatctAGTAAGAGAATTCATGCCATCTCTCATAGCTCCCATCTTAGTTCGCTTGCCTGTTCTTGTGAAATCTGTCTTCAAAGCACTAGTTCCAGAGTACTGAGTACTAATGACATCAGCATTGTCAGCCCAAACCTTGTGATACCGAAAATATTTGTATgagtatttgaaaattaacAACCATTGATATTTTGCTTTTTAGGAATGAAACAAACGTTTTTCTTATTACctgtttgaataaaaattcaactGAAGGATGCTCATCTACATTCCTTAAAATTTCCAATTTGGACAAAGCATCTGAAAGTACCCTCTTGGCCAACATACTCTGTACTACGTTTGTTCTATCTAAACAGTCAATGCAATTTGTCCTAAAAATGCCATCTTGAACAGATACTAATACTCCATCTCTTGTTAACAAAAAGTAACCCATTTGCTCTTGATCAGGAGCAAGACGAGCCATTAGTATATCCAGTCTATGCCATTGCATTTTTCGACATTCTGCATGAAAATCAAATGCTTCATATCTTATGTTCTGATTCTTCAATTCTTGCACAATTTCCCTGTATGACCTTTCCAAAGTTGCCTCTGCACCTTTCTGATCAATCTACAAATGACAACATAGTAataagcaaacttaaaattttacaatccaacaataattaaaaatattttaccaaATTGACTATAATTTGTTTCCCATAATGGAATATTTGACTCTCAAAATGTCTGGCAGAAGCTACTAAATGATTTTCATTTGGCATTATCTGTGGTTTTGgcttatattttaaattggGAGCTTGTTGCCAAAATAGAGGAATTGAACCACGAGTTTGAACAAATGAACTCTTACTACCGTTCACTTCTAGAATTTGTTCTGTTTCAACAAAGTTTGAAACATTTCCATTACTATCAATACCACGAGAAAAAAGTCTTGTACCAGCTCTATGAATTGAGCGTCTAGATATTATACCCCAATTGAATGGAGTTCCATTGACCACAATAGTGTTCAAAGAAACAACTATACTTTAATCattaagaaaaattgttcataaacaatgtttttgaaatcaaatgattatttttaaaataaatattaaaaggaTACAGCCATGTATGATTGGAAGACAGAATTTATGATGTTCTGGTCTTGCTGCAAGAGGTTGTAGCAAATATGAATTCCATATGAACCTAGAATCTGCCCTCTCATGTAGTGGCATCTGTAAagaacattttgaaaaaattgaaataagaaaatgtataCCTTTTCAGCCTTAGATACTCTTATATAAATAGAAATTATCTCACCTGAAGGAAATCTGGTGGTGTGTTATGAAGCCTTTGCATTGTACAGCTTAGATCATACGCATAACTAAAGTAAAAATGAGGTGTACTCAACACAGACTTTATCATTTCCAAATAGGTATTGTTGTTGCGAATCTGCTTTTCATCCAAATGGGTCATTGATCTTGTGTAGGGTATTATAAAGGTAgaaacaattttgaaaatgtcttGATTTGCTAAGGTACCAACTTTTTGTGCATCGTCTATAACTATTAAGTAAGGGCAAGCTAACAGCCGAACGATTCCTATAATACCCCATATTTTCCTGCGACTAGCAGTCTGAGGAATTTGACTAGGAtttgaaactgaaaaaataaaacaaataagCGATGGAAGTGGCCACTAGCTTTCCAACTGGACCATTACTCTGCAAAAAAATGTTACCTTGAGTATAAATCTGATGACTTGTCCTATCTATAACAAGTAAGATTTTTGTTCTCACAGGTTCTATGTAAAATTTGTCTGGAGTGGCATATCTGAAAGTGAATAAGGAAGCATTCAAATTTTCATTCATAACAGCTTAGCCAGCTTAGTCAGCAACTCAAAAATCATTTCTATACTCACAAATAAAGATCATCGTAAACATCTGTGCTTGCAGCCATCTTTCAAATCTTTAATAAGTATACTTATATCGACACCGAAAAAGTGCTAACGCATCTAAGCATATAATTATAGGTATTAATATCAACAAAGTCAGGCCAACAATCGAGAGAACTGCCTGGAATGTGACGTGTAGCCCTTTCAGCCTCCTCTCCTATATTTACAGATGCAGCAcagccagcagcagctgaCCGACTCTTAGATACTACTAGGTGCTCCTCGCGATTGAAGATAAAAAGCAATGTATCCTCGGAGGACTGCAGGTGCACGACACTCGCAAGAACTGTCAACTCGTATGCGGAAAAGTCGAGTGCGCGTTGCTCATTGCGACGACGATCCTGGAAAATTACACGTCGAGCTCGTTCCTCGCGTTTCAGCGTAGTGCAGTTGCGCGTAGCCTTTTAATTATACGTATGTCTCGCGCAGCAGTGTACGCTTATAATATAAGTATCAGTCTTCGGCTTCTCTGGGCTCTTCCGAGCTTTTGCCGTCTTCAGGGTTCAGGGACACACAATAAGGCATAGGTTAGATTCTGCTAAGCCGATGCTCCGATTGGACGGGAAATTCATCGGCCTATCTGGAATACGGTATACTGGAAATCGAATAAATTACGAGAATTGCAGCTTCGCGATATTCACGCGTGAGCTATTCCAGAAGATGACTTTTGTTATCGTTATAACCGTTCTGGAAAATTCTATGGGATTTGATCTTTTCTGCTTATAAGTAtttattatcgttttttcattttggaGCAGGATCCAGGATCCCTCCGCGGATATTCATATTCGCGCTCGTCGCGACCGATCTTACCGACTGTCAATCCAATCAGATAAGGATTCGCTAAACATCCGCAAAGCATAGGTATACTGCTTCGATAAGGGAAAATTCCCCGAAAAATCGATCGCAACAATGCGGAATCATAATCACCCGCAGACCcttgaaaaaaagagaaacaacaacaaataataataaaaacagtCGAGGTAGTGTAGGGGGCGACGTTGGTGCATATCTCAATATCTGCTCCTGCTGTGTTGGCTCTTATCGCTGCTCCCTCCCCGTCGCCGCTCCGTCCGAAAATAATCCAATCCcctcgcgcgacgacgacgactacaaAAAGTGCACGAAGCTATAGTCTAGTACTCTAGTGCGCGCCCACGCAGAGAGTAGACTATAGTGTATtgcgtatatctatatagcgTTATGAGAGCTGAAGAGTAGCTGCTGCTTGTCGTGcggggagagagcgagaaaataACAACCGATCGAGCGATCCTCGCGTCGGGACGTCCATTTTCCATTACGAGTCGACGTCGTCCAAGCATACCCTCGTCAGTACTGAGTACAGTCCGTGCAGCGCCTATTGCTACATCGCGAGTCTCCACACACTGCACTGCACAGTGCACAGTGTGGCTCGTCGACTCGCGCGAGctctggagagagagagagagagagagagagagagagagagagagagagagagagagagagagagagagagagagagagagagagagagagagagagagagagagagaagggagaAAGACAGGGAGTACGGAGTATAGAGGCATATACGAGACGAGACTGTGTGCAgcgcaaaaataaaaactccGAGCTGGCGGACAAAGAGGAGCCTGGCTCTTGGCGTTTTCACGTCCGCCTCGGCCCAGTGTCTCGTCTCTGACCATCGCGGCGCAGCGTATAGTATACCTCAGCAGGCTCACGCctgagtgcgagagagaaagagataaggAGGacgtcgcgagcgagcgagagggagaacgAAAATTCGTTCCGTACACTGCGGAGAGAGAAGCACCGTTGCAGTGCGTTACTGTGACGTGATGACGATGCTtctactgctgctgttgggAGCGAGGAGAGCTGACTCTCTACTGCTCGCCTGCTGAGACACTGCGACGTTGATACGTAGGTACCTAACACGAGCGAGACAGAGAGTGTGAGTCGTGCTAGTTGTACACCTATTGGAGAGACCCCGGATGAAGACCGACTTCAGGATCGACTGACGGGAGGTCAATGTTGATATTTTTCGAGACTGACCCCGCTAGAATGTCAACATTTTTCTCGCGTCGCACCTAACGCGCCTAAAGAAAACAGCAGAGTGCCAGCACTCGTGATTTTGCGGATCGTTCAACGTTCTACATTTCAAGAGCTCGGATTTGGCCTGAATCACGGTGGACGCACGGGCGCGCTTTGTCTCTGCTGTTCTATACACAAGTGCCCTGGCCTGCTGCGACAGGCCAATGTCTCCACTATCAGTCGAGGAGTCGTCCAGTGTTTTCTAGTGACAGTGCAGTGTAATTGAATAATAGGAGCAAAGAAGCTAGAGCAAGATGGCAGAGGTAGATCCGGAGACCCTGCTCGAGTGGCTGAGCATGGGACAGGGTGATGAAAGAGACATGCAACTGATAGCGCTGGAGCAGCTCTGCATGCTGCTGCTCATGTCTGATAACGTTGATCGATGCTTCGAGAGGTATCTGTTTGCTTGGGAGTCATGCGCGAATGTCTGGCATTTGTGGACGTTAATTGATGCTTTTTTTTGCAGCTGTCCACCCAGAACATTTTTGCCAGCCCTTTGCCGTATATTCTTGGATGAGCTGGCCCCGGACAGCGTTCTGGAGGTGACTGCCAGAGCCATTACTTACTATCTTGATGTCTCTGCAGAATGTACACGACGAGTGGTGGCTATGGAGGGTGCCATCAAGGCCATCTGCAGTCGTCTCTCTTGTGCTGGACTTGGATCAAGAGCCAGCAGAGACCTGGCCGAACAGTGTATAAAGGTTTGTAATATAAACAGTTTCACCACAGAATTTAGCTTGGCCAacaaatttattgtttaactgTAAAACGTGTTGGGGTCAGTATGAGTCACACTGAGTCATTCACAAGAAATGAAAGTTATTTACCTTTGGCATGGAAATTTCTTGAAATCAAATTGCTTATCACTACCTTGCATCAATTAACTACTGTAACTATTTTTTACTGacattttttgattaaaaaaaaatgaaatattatatttttaatagataaTATGGATGCAAGAAGTTTGTTTATAATACAGAAATCTGTCAGCTTACAACTGCTCAGTGTTTTGGGGGTAATATGAATCACTGTTGACTCATGTGTTttggaattttttatttgcatgCTCCCACAATCCTCTTCAAAATAGATCTTAAAATATTACCTTTCATTGCACTCAACACTTTCACTGGTGCAAATAAAGAGACAAAAATATCTCAtgataaaatcaattttctattTCTTCTAATGCTAAGATTATCACTCCAGCAAAATCGTGCACAGAAATGATTTTTCATTGACTTATGCAATATTGCAATTAATTACAGATCTAAACGCGATCGCATGCGTATAactataaattatttgaattaatttagtaaacaataaaatcaatagGTTCCTGTATATGAATTAgcttatataataaaataatagctAGCTGTCCTTGGTAATTACACTCAAGTAAATACTGCTATTATACTTGTGacctttttgttttttacattCATGTTTTCCAGGTTCAGATGCAaataaaagaacaaaaatccTAGCCGTTTGTCTCATGTCTTTTAAAGTAACTTAGAATAACTCGCGTTTACTTGTGccgttattaataaaaaaaaaatttttgaaactgGCCAATAGTTTGATAGATAATACATCGATACTAAAATAGCGTTTCATTATTCCGTTCGGTTATTTTCACCGACGCTTCGTGCACATAAAAGTCTcatgtaaaattaataaattggtattttttatttccaggTTCTGGAACTGGTCTGCGCCAGAGAAGCAGGTGCAGTCTTCGAGGCTGGCGGCCTTCCGTGCGCTCTGTCTTTTATCCGCGAGCACGGCGCTCAGGTGCATCGTGACACCTTGCACTCAGCCATGGCTGTAGTCTCGCGACTCTGCGGAAAAGTCGAGCCCCAGGACAAGTCTTTGCCCGACTGTGTGGAGGCCCTGTCGACGCTTTTGCGTCATGAGGACGCCCACGTGGCCGACGGCGCGCTACGTTGCTTCGCTTCACTGGCTGATAGATTCTCCAGGCGCGGCACCGATCCGGCACCGCTCGCTTGTAATGGATTGGTTTCTGAATTGCTCTATAGGTGGGTATTTTCCATTgagttttcttatttatttatttatttattttatttttttttaccaattCTACAGAGTCAAAACGTGCGTTAAGTATATAGATAATGAAACCgttaatttgtaaataatttagttAACGTATTTCTACTTTGCGAAAACgctaaaattcataaaatatttacgatTGTGTACATAAGTAGAGTGATAATTTTGCAAGGAGAGCgatcaatattttaatttacctattttataaattttttttgcattctAGACTGTCGAATGCAGCCGGCCCCATCTCGTCGATCAACACCACACCAGGAAACCCCAAGACTCCGCCAACACCGAGCGTCGCGGCTACGACCATTCCCGCGCCTGAAGCCAAATCTTGTGCCTCCGTATCGACCATCATCAGCCTCTTATCTACTCTGTGCCGCGGTTCAGCTTCGATAACCCATGACTTGCTGCGTTCCGAACTGCCGGACGCTATTGAGAAAGCTCTGAAAGGCGATGAGCGATGCGCTCTAGATTCCATGCGATTGGTAGATCTGCTGCTGGTGCTTTTGTTCGAGGGCAGGTCGGCTCTTGGTCGAGCCAATGCAAGCGGTGGCTCATCCGGACCACTTCTACCTCGACTTCGACGACTCGACAGTGCCGGAGAGAAATCGCATAGGCAGCTGATAGACTGTATTAGATCCAAGGACACCGATGCTTTGATCGAGGCGATAGAATCAGGCGGTATCGAGGTGAACTTTATGGATGATGTTGGACAGACCCTACTCAACTGGGCCTCAGCTTTTGGCACCCAGGAAATGGTCGAGTTTCTCTGTGATAAAGGAGCTGATGTTAACAAAGGTCAGCGCTCTTCGAGTCTTCACTATGCTGCGTGCTTCGGGAGACCGGCTATCGCTAAAGTTCTGTTAAGACACGGAGCCAATCCGGATCTCCGCGACGAAGACGGAAAGACACCGTTAGATAAAGCGAGAGAACGCGTGGATGAGGGTCACCGTGAGGTCGCCGCCATCTTACAATCCCCGGGCGAGTGGATGCTGCCACCGCCTAGCCAGGACGATAGAAAGCTGGAAAACGATGTCAAGGAATTTACCGAGCCCAAGGGCGATCCTGAGATGGCTCCTGTATATCTGAAAAGACTGCTACCCGTGTTCTGCTCGACTTTCCAGTCGACGATGCTGCCGAGCGTGAGGAAAGCGAGTTTGAGTCTAATACGCAAGATGGTACATTACATTCAGCCAGAGTTACTCGCTGAAACCTGTGGTGCCGACAAGACCACCGGCTGTGGCGCTATGCTCGTCGAAGTTATTGCCAACGTACTCGACAACGAGGTAAGTCGTCTTTCCTTTTAGAAGAAAACGACGAAACAGTGTTATCCGGAGAACACGTGTTAGTGATAAATGCGAATAGTTGGGCACATGTACTCACGGCCCGGCCGGAATTCTGTCGGCAGGAGTTCGATATAAAAGCAAGCTCCCCGTCGTCGGCGATGTCGTCGAGCTCACCACCGCCGCCTCCGTGTCTCGAAACATTTATTGGCCCTAAAATGCCATTCTCTGCGCGCAAGCTTTCCCAGTACTACATTCTCGTCAAGACGGTAACGTCCGTCCCAGATTCTTGCTACTTACTATATCTTTGCTCTATTTTTGTACTTGTACTGTTAAAACCGTTGGTTTTTACTGATATCTCTGTAACTCTTAACCCAAAGCTAACTCTCGAACAGACCTCCATCAAACAATTATATCTGAGCTCCGCCTTCTCGATTCACGTGCCTGCTCGAGAACGCGCGCTGTCGTTCAATATATACATCAAATATGTATCAATGAGCATCATCCGCCCATCTCTGTATAATGCGTGATATATCTCAGCTAACGAATGTGTAACCAATCTTTGTTTGACGTTGAATTTGCACTTGAGACTCCCATGTTACCAACAATGACGttcctttctcttttttttatgtgtTCAAGTTTGCTTGTGTCAGACCGAGCGACCGAGTGTTCATAAACGCTTGCTGATTTATAGGAGACGTATCGTTAAGATACATATAGGTACTGCGTACTTTAATCGACTTGACACTTTTACCATGTCTTAGAGACTCTCGAGACTCGAGGGATGGAGTGTAACTTACCGCACATGTTGCAAGCGTTCATCTGCTAGATTTTCTAATACTCGACATTAATGTCGTTTAATACAAACTTACCTTCCACTAAAATGATTACTAACtccctttttttatttttcgcgcaCAGGAAGACGAGGATGGTCACCTGGTAGTGCTGCAAATGATCCAAGACCTGATGGTCAAGGGCAAGGATGAGTTCCTCGAGCACTTTGCCCGTCTTGgagttttttcaaaagtcgGCGCCTTAGCAGGACCGCAGGATGCTACTTCAGAACCAGAAATAGAAGCCAGTAGTAGCGTAGTTCAGACAACACCTACAACTACGACCAACTCGGAGGAGCAGAAGCTTGAAGATGCGAAGGAACTGCTAGTAGGCAAGGCCTACCACTGGAGGGATTGGTGTATTTGCCGTGGTCGCGACTGTCTGTACGTCTGGTCAGATGCAGCAGCATTGGAGCTATCAAATGGAAGCAACGGCTGGTTTAGATTCATCCTAGACGGCAAGTTGGCTACAATGTACTCAAGCGGCAGTCCCGAGGGAGGCACTGACACAACAGGTAGTGATGACATTTctaatatgtttttttttgtgcagaGTAATGATACGCGTTGAgaactttaaatataaatcaGATATTCCGTTACATAATGCGGTGAAAAAAACCTGTAATATATGGATGCGGTGCGTCTCATTACGCTGCATATTTCTTACTTGCTCTGCTCGTGCTACAAATCACATTGCATCTTATCCTCTACCCGTACCTCTCTATCTCGTTTTATCTCtgtcttttattttctctattGCGAATACGATTAATGATCTCTGGGCGCAGAGAATAGCTTAGAAAATAACTTGTTTTATCGACTGCCTACAGGAAAGGGAGGGAGGAACACCGAGTCTCTGACCACTGAAGGTAGGTACGGCTCCCGGCCATTTAGCATCCATACACATAATTCAACTTTCGACTCTCATTctcataataaaaaacaaacaaagaaaaacagaGTATTGTGGGCACAAATCGAACAGAAAGTAATGACGTTCAACTAGATGCTTTAATAGGATCGTTTTGCGAAATATGTATTGCAGAAAATCGCGGCGAGTTTTTGGAAAAGTTGCAGCGAGCTCGCAGTCAGGTGAAACCCAACTCTGTCAGTCAACCAATATTGTCGAGACCGGGTCCAACAAGGCTGGTTATCGGTAATTGGGCTCTGTCTAGTAAAAAAGATAGCGAGCTGTGCATTCACAACAGCGATGGACAGCAGCAAGCTACGATTTTGAGGGAAGATCTACCGGgttttattttcgaatcgaaCAGAGGAACGAAGCACTCTTTTACTGCGGAAACGAGTTTAGGTAAATGTACTGAGAttggtaattttatttatgtatttgaCGCCTAAGTtaagatttattctttatataataaattcaacttaaacTAGGTGTcaaatctcaaaaaaaaagttatttacataaaaaatataataggTCCAGAATTTTCCGCGGGATGGGCAGGAAAACGAGGCAAGCGTTTGCGCTCAAAGATGgaagcaataaaacaaaaagtaaaGACCCAGGCCCAAGAGATCTACGAATGCTACTTCAAAGCAGCCCAGGCTCAACCTCGCGGAGTCGTGGCGAAACTAGCAGCAATCGTTACCCAGATAGAAAAAGCCTGCCACAAACAGCAACAACAATCTGGCAGTCGCGAGTGGCGTACAATCTTACAGAGTGCTTTGGATGAGTTAAAGGTACTCTTGAACGAAGAGGGTAAAGTATCGGCCTACGAACTGCATTCCAGTGGCCTCATACAGGCGCTCCTGGCACTTCTTGCTGCACCGCCTAACACCAGCGCGCAACAGTTCTCACCGAGAATGAACAAGTTGAGGCTTCAAAGAATAGCTGTATTTAAGAGCTGCTTTCAGTCCAAAGACACTGATAAAGGTGACAACTTTGCAAAGATACTCGTACAGAAACTTGTATCTGTGCTAGAATCTATCGAGAAGTTGCCGGTTTATCTGTATGATACTCCTGGATCTGGATATGGATTGCAGGTATGTGTTTTACAGTAGATCTAATGATAGACTGCGTGaaagttttattataaatcatgTCTACAATGGTCTAATTATTCACAGGTTTTAACGAGACGGCTGAGGTTTAGATTAGAGAAGGCAGTTGGTGAAAGTGCATTGATTGATAGAACTGGTAGAAATTTAAAGATGGAACCACTTAGTACTGTACAGCAATTGGAAAATCATTTGTTAAAAATGGTCGCCAAACAGTGGCATGATCATGACAGAGCTACATTTACTTTTGTTAAGAAACTAAAAgaaggaaataaaataaactttaaGTATCAACACGACTTTGATGAAAATGGAGTATTATATTGGATAGGAACAAATGCAAAGTAAGAAAATAGAAAGTTAATTACAGTTTTCAATACGAGAATGCGGTGACTTTTTGATTGCTTAACCAAACGTCCTTCTTTTTTAGAACATGTCCTGAATGGGTGAATCCCGGTCAATATGGCCTCGTAATAGTTACTTCGAGTGACGGTCGTAATTTGCCGTATGGACACCTTGAAGATATTCTCAGTCGAGACCCATCTGCTATGAATTGTCATACCAATGATGACAAAAGAGCCTGGTTCTCCATAGATTTAGGAGTTTGGATTATACCAACAGCGTATACATTAAGGCATGCTAGAGGCTACGGTAAAAGCGCTTTAAGAAATTGGATGCTTCAGGTAATTACCGTACATAATTGCGCATGAAATCtctctattttatttattttttaaaataattcaatgaaAAATGTCATGTATTGTTCAAAATAGGCATCTAAAGATGGTATAAACTGGACAACGATTTACACCCACGTAGACGATTGTTCGTTAAACGAGCCGGGAAGTACAGCTACTTGGACCTTAGAGCCACCAGCAGTGAGTGACGACTCTCAAGGCTGGCGTCATTTGAGGTTGCAACAAACCGGCAAAAATGCTTCAGGTCAGACTCATTACCTGTCGGTATCGGGTTTCGAAGTTTACGGTGAAGTCACCGGCGTTTGCGAAGACTTAGGACGAGCTGCCAAAGAAGCTGAGGCTTGTGTGCGCCGACAACGGCGGTTGATTAGATCACAAGTTTTGAGACACCTGGTAGCAGGTGCTAGAGTTGCTCGAGGTCTAGATTGGAAGTGGAGAGATCAGGATGGTGTACCTCCTGGTAAGTGATTTGGTTCATTCTGTTAATTTATATGAATACGCTTTTGTTTGCTACAATCTTGTATTCTTCGCACAGGTGAAGGAACTGTAACAGGAGAACTTCATAACGGATGGATCGACGTCACATGGGATAACGGATGTTCAAACTCTTATCGAATGGGTGCGGAGGGAAAGTATGATTTGAGACTCGTTTGCAGCGGTAATACTAGTATGGAA is from Nasonia vitripennis strain AsymCx chromosome 1, Nvit_psr_1.1, whole genome shotgun sequence and encodes:
- the LOC100122276 gene encoding E3 ubiquitin-protein ligase HECTD1 isoform X2, which encodes MAEVDPETLLEWLSMGQGDERDMQLIALEQLCMLLLMSDNVDRCFESCPPRTFLPALCRIFLDELAPDSVLEVTARAITYYLDVSAECTRRVVAMEGAIKAICSRLSCAGLGSRASRDLAEQCIKVLELVCAREAGAVFEAGGLPCALSFIREHGAQVHRDTLHSAMAVVSRLCGKVEPQDKSLPDCVEALSTLLRHEDAHVADGALRCFASLADRFSRRGTDPAPLACNGLVSELLYRLSNAAGPISSINTTPGNPKTPPTPSVAATTIPAPEAKSCASVSTIISLLSTLCRGSASITHDLLRSELPDAIEKALKGDERCALDSMRLVDLLLVLLFEGRSALGRANASGGSSGPLLPRLRRLDSAGEKSHRQLIDCIRSKDTDALIEAIESGGIEVNFMDDVGQTLLNWASAFGTQEMVEFLCDKGADVNKGQRSSSLHYAACFGRPAIAKVLLRHGANPDLRDEDGKTPLDKARERVDEGHREVAAILQSPGEWMLPPPSQDDRKLENDVKEFTEPKGDPEMAPVYLKRLLPVFCSTFQSTMLPSVRKASLSLIRKMVHYIQPELLAETCGADKTTGCGAMLVEVIANVLDNEEDEDGHLVVLQMIQDLMVKGKDEFLEHFARLGVFSKVGALAGPQDATSEPEIEASSSVVQTTPTTTTNSEEQKLEDAKELLVGKAYHWRDWCICRGRDCLYVWSDAAALELSNGSNGWFRFILDGKLATMYSSGSPEGGTDTTGKGGRNTESLTTEENRGEFLEKLQRARSQVKPNSVSQPILSRPGPTRLVIGNWALSSKKDSELCIHNSDGQQQATILREDLPGFIFESNRGTKHSFTAETSLGKCPEFSAGWAGKRGKRLRSKMEAIKQKVKTQAQEIYECYFKAAQAQPRGVVAKLAAIVTQIEKACHKQQQQSGSREWRTILQSALDELKVLLNEEGKVSAYELHSSGLIQALLALLAAPPNTSAQQFSPRMNKLRLQRIAVFKSCFQSKDTDKGDNFAKILVQKLVSVLESIEKLPVYLYDTPGSGYGLQVLTRRLRFRLEKAVGESALIDRTGRNLKMEPLSTVQQLENHLLKMVAKQWHDHDRATFTFVKKLKEGNKINFKYQHDFDENGVLYWIGTNAKTCPEWVNPGQYGLVIVTSSDGRNLPYGHLEDILSRDPSAMNCHTNDDKRAWFSIDLGVWIIPTAYTLRHARGYGKSALRNWMLQASKDGINWTTIYTHVDDCSLNEPGSTATWTLEPPAVSDDSQGWRHLRLQQTGKNASGQTHYLSVSGFEVYGEVTGVCEDLGRAAKEAEACVRRQRRLIRSQVLRHLVAGARVARGLDWKWRDQDGVPPGEGTVTGELHNGWIDVTWDNGCSNSYRMGAEGKYDLRLVCSGNTSMETSTDSASKTKNGSGVLTGRKSNSTPSLPDYCTDTGIRCSVASTDQAASADNLAAKAAESIAESVLSVARAEAVVAVTGESGVNSTGELSVVLHPRPDTAAVTSDLATIVESLALNTDCSSATASGNGNSNRTSNSSKPLLSAVRGGNKPASGLFSLEAAEVLDRMREGADRLRNNTNSFLSGELLGLVPVRISVSGESDENSMRIRPAPRSHVAAAAAAAAIGATEGSKDCCPRDKDASSSSQNTAAGCPVVVTTNPMSVSVPNLACSDTTNNTLEPVPASGLLETFAAMARRRTLGPAASQHIASNTIPSSNSRGSNPVSSLVRLALSSNFPGGLLGTAQSYPSLTSSSQIPGTTTCSGGVGGGGLGQALTMSLTSTSSDSELVSLEEFLEACGEVAASSVGGARVGGGPTFLTEPEDDEDGVLAEEDDDNDENDEQEVDDDEENEEEGGDEGEYQEVMVSRNLLAAFMEEEAAPPSSKRRAWDDEFVLKRQFSALIPAFDPRPGRTNVNQTTDLEIPPPGSEARVPANAGSATITGPKLSLSLKGPGLPGIPDVEIPLVEPHASIFQSVQQLMQLTELGSKQEKLRRIWEPIYTIIYKEAKDDESSGRATPIVNLYSRNGNQNTNGCTVEDVLQLLRHVYVLGTSNSSVGLNNSRTIQIHQEEEHDSNWVHPDDFTSKKITNKIAQQIQDPLALAAGALPSWCEELARSCPFLLPFETRRLYFSCTAFGASRSIVWLQTQRDAVLERQRAPGLSPRRDDVHEFRVGRLKHERVSVPRGDKLLDWAEQVLKVHASRKSILEVEFVGEEGTGLGPTLEFFALVAAELQRKDLGLWLCDDEDPRLDGDYKSENNDHARSAGYYVTRSSGLFPAPLPQNSEACDRSVRYYWFLGVFLAKVLQDNRLVDLPLSRPFLKLMCRGDITNNVNERIGLTTSNVATQESMSSSMASSFISDDGDQDDQDDFDLEPTPWYDGILDINDLVSVDPVRGEFLKEIQTLVSKRERVISEGHSSSAEDSFIGETLYISHTSGTSVPIEDLALTMTYSPSSKVFKYDHVELKEGGMDVPVTIENAKEYTELTINYCFDRGIARQLEAFKAGFSKVFPMEKLYAFSPEEIRAMLCGEQNPQWTREDLLNYTEPKLGYTRESPGFQRFINVLLSLDGPERKAFLQFATGCSALPPGGLCNLHPRLTVVRKVDAGSGGYPSVNTCVHYLKLPEYPTEEILKERLLAATRERGFHLN